From a region of the Helianthus annuus cultivar XRQ/B chromosome 5, HanXRQr2.0-SUNRISE, whole genome shotgun sequence genome:
- the LOC110941050 gene encoding uncharacterized protein LOC110941050, which yields MPSVEMRRTTRVFGARVLRSGRRLFSGPVVFKHMRRAPLAAANVGDDWIELLDNGGGGGGGECKENGWRNSDDDAMIKLGRSREVCSVKVVDCDGHGRSLTENRRWGLVYSRKRTRSESIGCGDLDKKFGKKFSRKQSGKNDVADVSPSSVLIPDVNTTETLLSLKSKKKKLMRVSVSKSTRLRNRVSVHHGIQKRRSSLRSSKLRNPSNFGNFKFDFPMKSNPVISNPTQKTSIKELKELTQDIDSASCNASILVIESDRCHREIGAVITMEMIGPKQWFLVVKKNGVERFRVEALNVMRPCFCNRVTHAIIWAGGDESWRLEFPNRQDWFVFKELYRRCSERTVRVQSSLASIIPVPRVNEVSNYADEKYVPFKMPDLYISMGGDEVSRTLEKSDPVYDMDSDDDEWLNKFNDGCESCDTRVDEDIFEKIIDAFERGFYCTPDDYSDVTTVVDRCSTLASKDVLKAVFDYWFAKRKKRSALIRVFQLYKPKRFEQLNFKSVLRKKRSFRQRGTQAGRGKQLTFLKAALYEKTLTAATEAEDTTTKVEETEAAANWAEQAAVVKRQRAQRLMKVADLLTYKAAISVKIAESRATSDHTNDELFLTGE from the exons ATGCCGTCGGTGGAGATGAGGAGGACTACTAGGGTTTTTGGGGCTAGGGTTTTAAGGTCAGGGAGGAGGTTGTTTAGTGGTCCAGTGGTTTTTAAACATATGCGAAGAGCTCCGTTAGCTGCTGCGAATGTTGGAGATGATTGGATTGAGTTGCTGGATaacggcggtggtggcggtggtggtgagtGTAAAGAGAATGGATGGCGTAATTCTGATGATGACGCCATGATTAAGTTAGGGAGATCGAGGGAAGTCTGTTCTGTTAAGGTTGTTGATTGTGATGGTCATGGTCGGTCTTTAACGGAGAATAGGCGTTGGGGTTTGGTTTATTCTAGGAAAAGAACGAGGAGTGAATCGATCGGATGTGGTGATTTAGATAAAAAATTTGGGAAAAAGTTTTCCAGGAAGCAATCTGGAAAGAACGATGTTGCTGACGTGTCACCCTCGTCTGTTTTGATACCAGATGTCAACACCACCGAGACTCTTTTATCTTTAAAATCTAAGAAAAAGAAGCTAATGCGGGTCTCGGTCTCTAAATCAACCCGCCTAAGAAATCGTGTTAGCGTACACCATGGCATCCAAAAACGACGAAGTTCTTTAAGATCAAGTAAACTAAGAAACCCTTCAAATTTTGGAAATTTCAAATTTGACTTTCCAATGAAGTCAAATCCAGTGATCTCAAATCCGACTCAGAAAACTAGTATTAAAGAACTCAAGGAGTTAACACAAGATATAGATTCCGCAAGTTGCAATGCAAGTATATTAGTGATAGAATCTGACAGGTGTCATCGAGAGATCGGAGCTGTTATCACAATGGAAATGATTGGTCCCAAACAATGGTTTCTTGTAGTTAAAAAAAACGGGGTCGAGAGGTTTCGGGTCGAGGCTCTAAACGTAATGAGACCGTGTTTTTGCAACCGGGTCACTCACGCCATAATATGGGCTGGCGGTGACGAAAGTTGGCGACTTGAATTTCCGAATCGACAAGATTGGTTTGTTTTCAAGGAATTGTACCGAAGATGTTCTGAAAGAACCGTACGTGTGCAGAGTTCGTTAGCAAGCATCATACCCGTGCCCCGCGTGAACGAAGTATCAAACTACGCAGATGAAAAATACGTACCGTTCAAGATGCCCGATTTGTATATCAGTATGGGAGGTGATGAAGTTTCTAGAACGTTGGAAAAGAGTGATCCTGTTTACGACATGGATTCTGATGACGACGAGTGGTTAAATAAGTTTAACGATGGGTGTGAATCGTGTGATACAAGGGTTGATGAagatatttttgagaaaataattgATGCTTTTGAACGAGGGTTTTATTGCACTCCAGATGATTATTCTGATGTAACAACGGTTGTTGATCGGTGTTCGACTCTGGCATCAAAGGATGTTTTGAAAGCTGTTTTTGATTATTGGTTTGCTAAACGGAAGAAGCGTTCTGCACTTATACGCGTCTTTcag CTTTACAAACCGAAAAGATTCGAGCAACTAAATTTCAAATCGGTTCTGCGCAAGAAGAGGTCGTTTAGACAACGTGGGACCCAAGCTGGAAGAGGAAAGCAACTAACTTTCTTGAAAG CGGCCTTATACGAAAAGACATTAACTGCGGCAACAGAGGCAGAGGACACCACTACCAAAGTTGAAGAAACCGAAGCGGCGGCAAACTGGGCAGAACAGGCGG